CAACTGCTGTTGCCCTTTATATAGATGAAAATAGGTAGGGCATATGCAGAACAAGGTGCGTCAGAAAGCACTGCTTAAAGCACAGCTCATAGCAAGACCCAAAGCTGGTTTTTAGGAAACCTCCTGGTTGAGAAAATAGCCCTGCATACGCCGAATGGCTGAACTGCTCAGTTCTTGGCGGGCGGCTTCGGTGCAGTAATGGTCAGGACCTAAGAGCCGTTCATAGAGATCTAGGGCTTGCATGTGAAAAGGTTCTGCCTCGCTGTAGCGCCTCTGAACGGCATAAAGGTTAGCGAGATTTGAGAGCGTCTGAGCCAAGTCAAGGTCGTCAGCCGCGAGTGAGTTTTGCAGCGATAAAGCCTGTAAATAGAGAGCTTCTGCTTTTCGGTAGTGACCTCG
This genomic window from Leptolyngbya sp. FACHB-261 contains:
- a CDS encoding tetratricopeptide repeat protein translates to MDPFSALNRMITSLSRKLTSRRVQFAQRLNNLAVLHQARGHYRKAEALYLQALSLQNSLAADDLDLAQTLSNLANLYAVQRRYSEAEPFHMQALDLYERLLGPDHYCTEAARQELSSSAIRRMQGYFLNQEVS